One window of the Trueperaceae bacterium genome contains the following:
- a CDS encoding FtsX-like permease family protein produces the protein MTFRQLALSNIRGSALRYAAFFLSSTFSVVLFFVYAQFIMHPDVAGGYIYGGDATRVVLTVCEVLVAVFAFFFVLYSSGAFLRARNQEFGLLSLMGTTRGQLRRLIWLENSILSVGAIAVGIGLGLLLSRLFLLGISRILGLDEPIRFLFVPNAILLTAVSFLALFQLVTLVGGLRIGRQEVVELMRAARKPRTVPRASPLLAVLGAALVVAGYVVAMRVEGAGVVLAFVPVVTIVVLGTFLLFTHGSVLVLRLLRGAKASYLRGTRMLVVSQLIFRVRDNARLLATIATLSAVVLAAAGSFYVFNRGFEQGLEGMYQQELAFVERSDGRPSLASSEVDSVLARNEVIPTVKASAVIHELRFSDLDDGADDGWLVLVGASDYAALARAAGFPAEAVAETAADVASETGAETAAGATAGTSAPSCTALRLSDGVAVLGDGGVEAARVAPPITMPPGLQGRWYVVDDSALAGLPTGGREYAPATLWLYDWPEGAATRRLESELQQAVMAAAPRQDVDARFMGVRQIRQTLGLSMFAGVFVSLLFFIGAGSLIYFKLFTELGEDRRLHGRLRRIGVTPGESAKVVTAQIAVIYLLPFALGALHAGFALDALGSLLMQDVTRYTLVVIGLFAAVQGAFFLLTRWTYLRALRPAG, from the coding sequence ATGACGTTCAGGCAGCTCGCACTTAGCAACATCAGGGGCAGCGCCCTCCGCTACGCGGCCTTCTTCCTGAGCAGCACCTTCTCCGTCGTCCTGTTCTTCGTCTACGCGCAGTTCATCATGCACCCGGACGTGGCCGGCGGCTACATCTACGGCGGCGACGCGACGCGGGTCGTGCTCACCGTGTGCGAGGTGCTCGTAGCCGTCTTCGCGTTCTTCTTCGTGCTCTACTCCAGCGGCGCCTTCCTGCGTGCCCGCAACCAAGAGTTCGGTCTCCTCTCACTGATGGGAACGACCCGCGGTCAGCTCAGGCGGCTCATCTGGCTCGAGAACTCCATCCTGTCGGTGGGCGCCATCGCTGTCGGCATCGGCCTGGGGCTCCTGCTCTCGCGCCTGTTCCTGCTTGGCATCAGTCGGATCCTCGGCCTGGACGAGCCCATCCGGTTCCTCTTCGTGCCGAACGCCATCCTCCTCACCGCCGTCAGCTTCCTCGCGCTGTTCCAGCTCGTCACCTTGGTTGGCGGCCTCAGGATCGGCCGGCAGGAGGTCGTCGAACTCATGCGGGCCGCCCGGAAGCCGCGCACCGTGCCGCGCGCCTCGCCGCTGCTAGCGGTTTTGGGAGCCGCGCTGGTCGTGGCCGGCTACGTCGTCGCCATGCGGGTGGAAGGAGCCGGGGTCGTGCTCGCTTTCGTACCCGTCGTGACCATCGTAGTGCTGGGCACGTTCCTCCTCTTCACGCACGGCAGCGTCCTCGTGCTGCGCCTGCTGCGTGGGGCCAAGGCCAGTTACTTGAGGGGCACGCGCATGCTGGTCGTGTCGCAGCTCATCTTCCGGGTGCGCGACAACGCCCGCCTCCTGGCCACCATCGCGACCCTGAGCGCCGTGGTCCTGGCTGCTGCCGGGTCGTTCTACGTCTTCAACCGCGGTTTCGAGCAGGGCCTCGAAGGCATGTACCAACAGGAGCTGGCGTTCGTGGAGAGGTCGGATGGCAGGCCGAGCCTCGCGTCGTCCGAGGTCGACAGCGTCCTGGCTCGCAACGAGGTCATTCCGACAGTGAAGGCTTCAGCAGTCATCCACGAGCTGCGGTTCAGCGACCTGGACGACGGTGCGGACGACGGTTGGCTCGTGCTCGTAGGTGCGAGCGACTACGCGGCTCTCGCCCGGGCGGCGGGGTTCCCCGCTGAGGCCGTGGCTGAGACCGCTGCTGACGTCGCGTCCGAGACCGGTGCCGAGACCGCTGCTGGGGCCACAGCCGGGACCTCTGCTCCTTCTTGCACTGCTCTGCGCTTGTCGGACGGCGTTGCTGTCCTGGGTGACGGCGGGGTCGAGGCTGCTCGCGTAGCCCCGCCGATCACCATGCCCCCCGGCCTGCAAGGCCGGTGGTACGTGGTCGACGACTCGGCACTCGCCGGCCTGCCTACCGGGGGTCGCGAGTACGCCCCGGCCACGCTCTGGTTGTACGACTGGCCGGAGGGCGCTGCAACGCGGCGCCTGGAGTCGGAGCTGCAGCAGGCGGTCATGGCGGCTGCGCCCCGCCAGGACGTCGATGCCCGCTTCATGGGGGTGCGCCAGATCAGGCAGACGCTCGGGCTGTCGATGTTCGCCGGCGTGTTCGTGTCCCTACTCTTCTTCATCGGAGCGGGCAGCCTGATCTACTTCAAGCTGTTCACCGAACTGGGCGAGGATCGCCGGCTGCATGGGCGCCTGCGCAGGATAGGCGTGACGCCCGGCGAGTCGGCGAAGGTCGTCACCGCACAGATCGCCGTCATCTACCTGCTGCCCTTCGCGCTGGGAGCGCTCCATGCGGGCTTCGCGCTCGACGCGCTAGGCAGCCTCCTCATGCAGGACGTGACGCGTTACACCCTCGTGGTGATCGGCCTCTTCGCCGCCGTCCAGGGCGCGTTCTTCCTGCTCACGCGCTGGACTTACCTGC
- a CDS encoding ABC transporter ATP-binding protein gives MSQTASATTHGHRAVLEAAGLTKVYGSANGTAHTALDGFDLRILPGEFLGVMGPSGSGKTTLLNMLATIDSPTAGSLRIAGADPSGMRPTDLALFRRRRLGFVFQEFNLLDTLTVRENILLPLVLDNVKVDEMERRLASVTERLGIGALLERRPYEISGGQQQRVAIARAIIPGPDLVLADELTGNLDSKSALDVMRTLQGLNDDGVTVVMVTHDPFAASFCKRIVFIKDGNRFGELVRGVNRQAFFQQVLDALSVMGGGVDDVQAART, from the coding sequence ATGTCTCAGACTGCAAGCGCCACTACGCACGGCCACCGGGCCGTCCTTGAAGCGGCCGGTCTCACGAAGGTCTACGGCTCGGCGAACGGCACCGCCCATACCGCGCTGGACGGCTTCGACCTGCGCATCCTCCCCGGCGAGTTCCTAGGCGTGATGGGTCCGTCCGGCAGCGGCAAGACGACCCTGCTGAACATGCTAGCCACCATCGATTCGCCGACCGCAGGTAGCCTGCGCATAGCCGGCGCGGACCCGAGCGGCATGCGACCGACCGACCTCGCGCTTTTCCGCCGCCGCCGGCTCGGCTTCGTGTTCCAGGAGTTCAACCTCCTCGACACCCTCACCGTGCGGGAGAACATCCTGCTGCCACTCGTCCTCGACAACGTCAAGGTCGACGAGATGGAGCGCCGCCTCGCCAGCGTGACGGAGCGCCTCGGCATCGGCGCGCTGCTGGAGCGACGTCCTTACGAGATCTCGGGTGGTCAGCAGCAGCGCGTGGCCATCGCCCGCGCCATCATCCCGGGGCCCGACCTGGTGTTGGCCGACGAGTTGACCGGCAACCTCGACTCCAAGAGCGCCCTCGACGTCATGCGGACGTTGCAGGGCCTCAACGACGACGGCGTAACCGTCGTGATGGTCACCCACGACCCGTTCGCCGCGAGCTTCTGCAAGCGCATCGTCTTCATCAAGGACGGCAACCGCTTCGGGGAACTGGTGCGGGGCGTGAACCGGCAGGCGTTCTTCCAGCAGGTCCTGGACGCGCTCAGCGTGATGGGAGGGGGCGTCGATGACGTTCAGGCAGCTCGCACTTAG
- a CDS encoding response regulator transcription factor yields MTQSEPADAMHRIYLVEDEPKLATMLAAHLERYGYEVVIARRFDDLKNEFLASGAGLVLLDVNLPWYDGFYWCRQIRTASNAPVIFISARSSGMDQVLAIDNGGDDYIVKPFNLEVVTAKVRGALRRAYGEYSNASEQTVTSAGLAFDPLRLVVAFDGRQVELSRNEGQLLEVLLRADGKVVGREALLEALWDDAAFVDDNTLTVNVNRLRKKLAELGLGDAVRTVRGAGYALQPPGGPG; encoded by the coding sequence ATGACCCAGAGCGAGCCCGCAGACGCCATGCACCGTATCTACCTTGTCGAGGACGAACCCAAGCTGGCCACCATGCTGGCCGCGCACCTGGAGCGCTACGGCTACGAGGTCGTCATCGCGCGGCGCTTCGACGACCTCAAGAACGAGTTCCTCGCCTCCGGCGCCGGCCTGGTGCTCCTCGACGTGAACCTGCCCTGGTACGACGGCTTCTACTGGTGCCGCCAGATCCGGACGGCCTCCAACGCGCCCGTGATCTTCATCTCGGCGCGCTCCAGCGGGATGGACCAGGTGCTGGCCATCGACAACGGCGGCGACGACTACATCGTCAAACCGTTCAACCTCGAGGTCGTCACGGCCAAGGTGCGTGGCGCCCTGCGGCGCGCGTACGGCGAGTACTCGAACGCCAGCGAGCAGACCGTGACGTCCGCCGGCCTAGCCTTCGACCCCCTGCGGTTGGTAGTCGCCTTCGACGGCCGCCAGGTGGAGCTGAGCCGCAACGAGGGGCAGCTCCTCGAGGTCCTGCTGAGGGCCGACGGCAAGGTCGTCGGGCGGGAGGCGCTCCTCGAGGCCTTGTGGGACGACGCGGCGTTCGTCGACGACAACACGCTCACCGTGAACGTGAACCGCCTGCGCAAGAAGTTGGCGGAGCTGGGCCTCGGCGACGCGGTCCGGACCGTGCGGGGCGCCGGTTACGCGCTGCAGCCCCCAGGGGGCCCAGGATGA
- a CDS encoding sensor histidine kinase, translating into MRPRDYLLDRLPLILGFAVALLFLLLVVHLAVARLRAVDAGYLLLLGAVSGAVCLLVDHQRQRPFRKAVARALGADREADAKNGFALLQLPPAKSREQRALAELLTHSQRSALEALQRHRRSAEEHRAFVDLWVHHMKTPLAVLEVTVQQQDGQGQDADSEWRSVREEVDELGRGLELMLAASRLERFELDLRLVTVDLVGVVRASVNELRRAWIRSGVFPSVDAPSGPVEVETDPKWLQVVLRQLLTNAMKYSEAGQKVTVGIRPLGGGGATVSVSDDGIGIPPEDVPRVFDRFFTGANGRRTKASTGMGLFLAAEVCRRLGHELSVESRVGQGSTFTVELRPEGIHRLL; encoded by the coding sequence ATGAGGCCTCGCGACTATCTGCTCGATCGCCTGCCCCTCATCCTCGGCTTCGCGGTCGCGCTCCTCTTCCTCCTGCTGGTCGTGCACCTGGCCGTCGCGCGGTTGCGCGCGGTCGATGCCGGCTACCTCCTCCTGCTCGGTGCGGTGAGCGGCGCCGTCTGCCTGCTCGTCGACCACCAGCGGCAGCGTCCGTTCCGCAAGGCGGTAGCGCGTGCGCTGGGGGCCGACCGTGAGGCGGACGCGAAGAACGGTTTCGCGCTCCTCCAGCTCCCTCCCGCCAAATCGCGCGAGCAGCGCGCGCTCGCCGAACTCCTGACGCACTCGCAGCGTTCGGCGCTGGAGGCGTTGCAGCGCCACCGGCGCAGCGCGGAGGAGCATAGGGCGTTCGTAGACCTCTGGGTGCATCACATGAAGACGCCCCTTGCCGTGCTGGAGGTGACGGTCCAGCAACAGGACGGCCAGGGTCAGGACGCCGACAGCGAGTGGCGGAGCGTCCGGGAGGAGGTCGACGAGCTCGGGCGCGGCTTGGAGCTGATGCTCGCCGCCTCCCGACTCGAGCGGTTCGAGCTCGACTTGAGGCTGGTCACCGTGGACTTGGTCGGGGTAGTCCGGGCGAGCGTGAACGAGCTCAGGCGGGCCTGGATCCGCAGCGGCGTCTTCCCGAGCGTCGATGCACCAAGCGGGCCAGTCGAGGTCGAGACCGACCCGAAGTGGCTCCAGGTCGTACTGCGCCAGCTCCTCACCAACGCGATGAAGTACAGCGAGGCCGGGCAGAAGGTCACGGTCGGCATCCGACCGCTTGGCGGCGGCGGGGCGACGGTCAGTGTGTCGGACGACGGCATCGGTATCCCACCGGAGGACGTGCCGCGCGTGTTCGATCGGTTCTTCACGGGTGCCAACGGCAGGCGCACGAAGGCGTCGACGGGCATGGGGCTCTTCCTGGCCGCGGAGGTCTGCAGGCGCCTGGGGCACGAGCTGTCGGTCGAGTCGCGCGTCGGGCAGGGTTCGACCTTCACGGTCGAGCTGAGGCCGGAGGGGATCCACAGGTTGCTGTGA